One genomic region from Stackebrandtia nassauensis DSM 44728 encodes:
- a CDS encoding cytochrome c biogenesis CcdA family protein — translation MSDFPFALALVAGALAAVNPCGFALLPAYATFLITGDEEPTTRRWWTTIARALALTAAMTLGFVLVFGLFGVAIAPFAPWLTQHLPWLTIVIGLLLVAAGVWLALGRELPSIVPKLGGPKVRRSFVSMTVFGAAFAIASLGCTIAPFLAVVVSTFRTESVVAGVGLYLAYALGMGLVIGVVSLAIALAKDGLVKRVRRALPLVSRIAGALLLVAGAYVAYYGWYELRVAAGGDTDDPVVAAASEIQAWLTMVVEAVF, via the coding sequence GTGTCCGACTTCCCCTTCGCCCTGGCCCTCGTGGCCGGGGCGCTCGCCGCCGTCAACCCATGCGGGTTCGCACTCCTGCCCGCCTACGCCACCTTCCTGATCACCGGAGACGAGGAACCCACCACCCGCCGTTGGTGGACGACGATCGCCCGAGCCCTGGCACTCACCGCGGCCATGACGCTGGGATTCGTGCTCGTGTTCGGACTGTTCGGTGTGGCCATAGCCCCGTTCGCACCCTGGCTCACCCAGCACCTGCCATGGCTGACGATCGTCATCGGACTGCTGCTGGTCGCGGCCGGAGTCTGGTTGGCCCTCGGCCGCGAGCTGCCGTCCATAGTGCCCAAACTGGGCGGACCGAAGGTCCGGCGTTCCTTCGTGTCGATGACGGTGTTCGGTGCCGCGTTCGCCATCGCCTCACTGGGTTGCACCATCGCGCCGTTCCTGGCCGTCGTGGTGTCGACGTTCCGCACCGAGTCCGTCGTGGCGGGCGTGGGTCTGTATCTGGCCTACGCGCTGGGCATGGGGCTGGTGATCGGCGTGGTGTCACTGGCGATCGCGCTGGCCAAGGACGGGCTGGTGAAGCGGGTGCGCCGGGCGCTTCCGCTCGTCAGCCGGATCGCCGGGGCGCTGCTGTTGGTCGCGGGTGCCTATGTCGCCTATTACGGGTGGTATGAGCTGAGAGTGGCCGCAGGTGGTGACACCGACGACCCGGTTGTCGCGGCGGCATCGGAGATCCAGGCTTGGTTGACGATGGTGGTCGAGGCGGTCTTCTGA
- a CDS encoding TlpA family protein disulfide reductase produces the protein MTTFVADHGIDDITNLADPDGKVWKKFEVTSQHTYVLIDGDGKVTFTGSIADADLGAKIADLAG, from the coding sequence ATGACCACGTTCGTGGCCGACCACGGCATCGACGACATCACCAACCTGGCCGACCCCGACGGCAAGGTGTGGAAGAAGTTCGAGGTCACCAGCCAGCACACCTACGTACTCATCGACGGCGACGGCAAGGTGACCTTCACCGGCAGCATCGCCGACGCCGACCTCGGCGCCAAGATCGCCGACCTGGCGGGCTAA
- a CDS encoding DUF418 domain-containing protein — MNNLPAARTLTETATPTRRILTPDLARGFMLLLIAMAYAPIYVTTGSVGGYGHRPGGSAIDHIVSFLTTLLLENRAFPMFGVLFGYGLVMLVNGAKRKGLTDAESKRILRRRSLWLIVFGTVHTLLAYSGEVLAAYGVAGLTIGWLLYRPTLKLGKALAILTPFYAVTVALMMVSAGATGSSSEPFIHPGYTTMGDWLTRIAAIVAGPLGNTFIFPMLLFVVIGIWAARKGLLERPHEHQVLLKRLAIVGISASVAGALPSALAGAGAFDVSDYGFGVLSTIQVLTGVFAGIGYTALFGLLGMRMERRQTTITKTLAAAGQRSMSVYLFISLSLALLMNYDLVGLGTQVHKAGAVVIAFLVWLVGVSLARTLALKGIPGPAETLLRSLIHRNR; from the coding sequence GTGAACAATCTGCCCGCGGCGAGAACCCTCACCGAGACCGCCACCCCGACCCGCCGCATCCTCACCCCCGACCTGGCCCGCGGCTTCATGCTGCTGCTCATCGCCATGGCCTACGCCCCGATCTACGTGACCACGGGCTCGGTCGGCGGCTACGGCCATCGCCCCGGCGGCTCCGCCATCGACCACATCGTCAGCTTCCTGACCACCCTGCTGCTGGAGAACCGGGCGTTCCCCATGTTCGGGGTGTTGTTCGGCTACGGGTTGGTCATGCTGGTCAACGGCGCCAAACGAAAGGGACTCACCGACGCGGAGTCCAAGCGAATCCTGCGCCGCCGCAGCCTATGGCTGATCGTCTTCGGAACCGTCCACACGCTACTCGCGTACAGCGGCGAAGTACTGGCGGCGTACGGCGTCGCGGGACTGACGATCGGATGGCTGCTGTACCGCCCCACCCTCAAACTCGGCAAGGCGCTGGCGATCCTGACCCCGTTCTACGCGGTCACCGTGGCGCTCATGATGGTCAGCGCCGGTGCCACGGGCTCCAGCTCCGAACCGTTCATCCACCCCGGCTACACGACGATGGGGGACTGGCTCACCCGGATCGCGGCCATCGTGGCCGGACCACTGGGCAACACGTTCATCTTCCCGATGCTGCTGTTCGTGGTCATCGGCATCTGGGCCGCCCGCAAGGGACTGCTGGAACGCCCGCACGAACACCAGGTACTGCTGAAGCGCCTCGCCATCGTCGGCATCTCGGCCTCGGTCGCCGGAGCACTGCCGTCGGCGCTGGCCGGGGCTGGAGCATTCGACGTCAGCGACTACGGATTCGGTGTGCTGTCGACGATCCAGGTACTCACCGGCGTGTTCGCCGGTATCGGCTACACCGCGCTGTTCGGTCTGCTGGGCATGCGCATGGAGCGGCGCCAGACCACGATCACCAAAACACTGGCGGCGGCGGGACAGCGATCGATGAGCGTGTACCTGTTCATCTCGCTGAGCCTGGCACTCCTGATGAACTACGACCTCGTTGGTCTCGGCACGCAGGTGCACAAGGCCGGAGCCGTCGTCATCGCGTTCCTGGTGTGGCTCGTCGGCGTCTCGCTGGCGCGAACGCTGGCACTGAAGGGCATACCGGGCCCGGCCGAGACCCTGCTGCGATCGTTGATCCACCGGAACCGGTGA
- a CDS encoding DinB family protein, producing MPETVIPVLRWQFDLTWALFEIHLEPLSDADCLWEPADRCWTVRKGDDGVWRADFSETEPEPAPATTAGWLTWHIGWWWSSALRAVAGEAPYAPGEVAWPGNAAATVDWLRSLKAEWTKYLDGLTEADLGAPAPFPWPDGEHTVARLLAWLNAELMKNVAEIGHLRLQRAALGQTR from the coding sequence ATGCCGGAAACCGTGATTCCCGTACTGCGTTGGCAGTTCGACCTGACCTGGGCCCTGTTCGAGATCCACCTGGAGCCGTTGTCCGACGCGGACTGCCTGTGGGAGCCCGCCGATCGGTGCTGGACGGTGCGAAAGGGTGACGACGGGGTGTGGCGCGCGGACTTCTCCGAGACCGAACCCGAACCGGCTCCGGCGACGACGGCGGGCTGGTTGACCTGGCACATCGGCTGGTGGTGGTCCTCGGCGCTGCGGGCCGTGGCCGGGGAGGCCCCGTATGCGCCCGGGGAGGTCGCCTGGCCGGGAAATGCCGCCGCGACCGTGGACTGGCTGCGGTCGCTGAAGGCGGAGTGGACGAAGTATCTGGACGGGTTGACCGAGGCGGATCTCGGTGCCCCGGCGCCGTTTCCGTGGCCCGACGGCGAGCACACCGTGGCCCGGCTGCTCGCGTGGCTGAACGCCGAGCTGATGAAGAACGTCGCCGAGATCGGTCACCTGCGGCTTCAGCGCGCCGCCCTGGGGCAGACGCGCTGA
- a CDS encoding HelD family protein translates to MSNRVDATRAETLAEEQRHLDEVYGRLDALRERAETRRAEVLLQSEDTPVAQRFRESVATKYTQDMVKLTAVENDLCFGRLDLTDGEVRHIGRIGILDAEHNPLLIDWRAEAARQFYLATAARPGDVRRRRHINTRQRKVTGVTDEVLDLGAPRDSWHEELTGEAALMAALDAERTGKMRDIVATIQSEQDAIIRSELDGILVVAGGPGTGKTAVALHRAAYLLYEHAEKLAGRGVLLIGPNSTFLGYIGDVLPGLAETDVLLRTMSTLYPGVEATREEDPGVAAVKGDIAMVDVIAAAVADRQQLPKTVVDAETEYGKLVLDRQTCERARAKARASGKRHNQAREVLREAVLDAFTEAAAQRVGADPLGGDNLLSEADLAEIRRELSGESEVLAVMDWLWPNLTPQQLLAGLFGSSKRMAVAMPHLNAEQRARLARGPHSGWAASDVPLLDEAAELLGDLDDSEARARRARRDSARAAYAQGVLDIVFGSRSIDLEDEADPDADLIMATDVIDKTLLGERHAEDEYLSTAERAAADREWTFGHIVVDEAQELSAMAWRMIMRRSPSRSMTIVGDLAQAGEEAGAASWNQILEPYVRRWRLEELSVGYRTPAEIMERAAVELAHIDPDARVPRAVRATGVPPWEETVADVDLDVALRKRVGAELDGLDSGRLGVIGPRQRIGEINDAIGSPESVTVLAVRDAKGLEFDAVIVVDPDAIVAESGRGHSDLYVALTRATQRLGILRIT, encoded by the coding sequence TTGTCAAATCGGGTGGATGCGACGCGAGCCGAGACTCTCGCCGAGGAGCAGCGGCACCTGGACGAGGTCTACGGACGGCTCGACGCGCTGCGGGAACGGGCCGAGACGCGGCGGGCGGAGGTGCTGTTGCAGTCGGAGGACACTCCGGTGGCACAGCGGTTCCGGGAGTCCGTCGCTACCAAGTACACACAGGACATGGTGAAGCTCACGGCGGTGGAGAACGACCTGTGTTTCGGGCGGCTCGACCTGACCGACGGCGAGGTGCGCCACATCGGCAGGATCGGGATCCTGGACGCCGAGCACAATCCGCTGCTCATCGACTGGCGGGCCGAGGCGGCGCGGCAGTTCTATCTGGCGACCGCCGCCCGTCCCGGTGACGTGCGGCGCAGGCGCCACATCAACACCAGGCAGCGCAAGGTGACCGGCGTTACCGACGAGGTGCTGGACCTGGGGGCGCCCCGGGATTCCTGGCACGAGGAGCTGACCGGGGAGGCCGCGCTCATGGCCGCCCTGGACGCCGAGCGCACCGGCAAGATGCGCGACATCGTGGCCACGATCCAGTCCGAACAGGACGCCATCATCCGGTCCGAACTGGACGGGATCCTGGTGGTGGCGGGCGGTCCGGGCACCGGCAAGACCGCCGTCGCGCTGCACCGGGCCGCGTACCTGCTGTACGAACACGCCGAGAAACTCGCGGGCCGGGGGGTGCTGCTCATCGGCCCGAACTCGACGTTCCTGGGCTACATCGGCGACGTGCTGCCGGGACTGGCCGAGACCGACGTCCTGCTGCGTACGATGTCCACTCTGTACCCGGGTGTCGAGGCGACCCGGGAGGAGGATCCCGGGGTCGCGGCCGTCAAGGGCGACATCGCGATGGTCGACGTCATCGCCGCGGCTGTCGCCGACCGGCAGCAGCTGCCCAAGACCGTCGTCGACGCCGAGACCGAGTACGGCAAACTCGTCCTGGACCGACAGACCTGCGAGCGGGCCCGCGCCAAGGCCCGCGCCAGCGGCAAGCGGCACAACCAGGCCCGCGAGGTACTGCGGGAGGCCGTCCTGGACGCGTTCACCGAGGCCGCCGCCCAGCGAGTCGGCGCCGACCCCCTGGGTGGCGACAACCTGTTGTCGGAAGCCGATCTGGCCGAGATCCGCCGCGAACTGTCCGGTGAGTCGGAGGTCCTGGCCGTCATGGACTGGCTGTGGCCCAACCTGACCCCGCAGCAGCTGCTGGCGGGCCTGTTCGGTTCCTCCAAACGCATGGCCGTCGCGATGCCGCACCTGAACGCTGAACAGCGCGCCCGGCTGGCCCGCGGCCCACACAGCGGCTGGGCCGCCTCGGACGTGCCGCTGCTGGACGAGGCCGCCGAACTGCTCGGCGACCTGGACGACTCCGAGGCGCGCGCCCGCCGGGCCCGTCGCGACAGCGCCCGCGCCGCCTACGCGCAGGGCGTGCTCGACATCGTGTTCGGTTCCCGCTCCATCGACCTGGAGGACGAGGCCGACCCCGACGCCGACCTCATCATGGCCACCGACGTCATCGACAAGACCCTGCTGGGCGAACGGCACGCCGAGGACGAGTATCTGTCCACAGCCGAGCGTGCCGCCGCCGATCGGGAATGGACCTTCGGGCACATCGTCGTGGACGAGGCCCAGGAACTGTCGGCGATGGCCTGGCGGATGATCATGCGCCGCAGCCCCAGCCGCTCCATGACCATCGTCGGCGACCTCGCCCAGGCCGGGGAGGAAGCCGGTGCGGCGTCCTGGAACCAGATCCTGGAACCCTACGTGCGGCGCTGGCGGCTGGAGGAACTGTCGGTCGGCTACCGCACCCCGGCCGAGATCATGGAACGCGCCGCCGTCGAACTGGCCCACATCGACCCCGACGCCCGGGTCCCCCGGGCGGTGCGCGCCACCGGTGTCCCGCCGTGGGAGGAGACCGTCGCCGACGTCGACCTCGACGTCGCGCTGCGCAAACGCGTCGGCGCCGAACTGGACGGCCTCGACAGCGGACGCCTGGGCGTCATCGGTCCCCGCCAGCGCATCGGCGAGATCAACGACGCCATCGGCAGCCCCGAGTCGGTCACGGTCCTCGCGGTCCGCGACGCCAAGGGACTGGAGTTCGACGCCGTCATCGTCGTCGACCCCGACGCCATCGTCGCCGAATCGGGCCGGGGTCACAGCGACCTGTACGTCGCCCTGACCCGCGCCACCCAGCGACTGGGCATCCTGCGGATCACCTGA
- a CDS encoding serine/threonine-protein kinase yields the protein MRGSMVAGRYRLDDRIASGGQGEVWRGFDTRLERPVAIKLLHSGLSGNERFRTRFHQEAKAVAALQAPGIVGLYDYGEDQTADGISSYLVMELVNGPSLANLIRERGRLDPREAMRIVAETADALESAHRVGLVHRDIKPANILITSDGHPKIVDFGIARAKGEAGLTETGMVMGTVAYASPEQLCDNNLTGSSDIYSLGIVAHECLSGRQPFHSDSPAAAIQAQLNQPPPPLPGDIPKPVADVVRKALAKDPRDRWASASEFAQACRDAGSGGGTTVLLASAAAATQVMPQNTQVMPRNTGQMGRAVPPRRPEPPMPPPRDPEPEEKKGKAVPILATLAIVAVLAALLVLWSPWSRGEPEPNADNTTSAKKDTATSDEETTEDETTEDEPTSEDEPTSDTPTTGPELVAVPDSTGKLAGQYQDELTSAGLRPSMTEDPTGQGQACSITSVDPEPGTEVAQDSVVTVTFIGTAADCDVDS from the coding sequence GTGCGCGGCTCAATGGTGGCTGGTCGCTACCGTCTGGACGACCGGATTGCTAGCGGCGGTCAGGGCGAGGTGTGGCGTGGCTTCGACACCCGGCTGGAACGTCCGGTGGCGATCAAACTACTGCACTCGGGGCTTTCTGGCAATGAGCGCTTCCGCACTCGCTTCCACCAGGAGGCCAAGGCGGTGGCGGCGCTGCAGGCGCCCGGAATCGTCGGTTTGTACGACTACGGCGAGGACCAGACCGCGGACGGAATCTCGTCCTATCTGGTCATGGAGTTGGTCAACGGTCCGTCGCTGGCCAACCTGATCCGGGAACGCGGACGGCTCGACCCGCGCGAGGCGATGCGGATCGTCGCCGAGACCGCCGACGCCCTGGAATCGGCGCACCGGGTCGGTCTCGTGCACCGGGATATCAAGCCCGCCAACATCCTCATCACCTCCGACGGTCACCCCAAGATCGTGGACTTCGGTATCGCGCGTGCCAAGGGCGAGGCGGGACTGACCGAGACCGGCATGGTGATGGGCACGGTGGCCTACGCGTCGCCGGAGCAGTTGTGCGACAACAACCTCACCGGTTCCTCCGACATCTACTCGCTGGGCATCGTGGCGCACGAGTGCCTCAGCGGCCGTCAGCCCTTCCACTCCGACTCCCCCGCCGCCGCGATCCAGGCGCAGCTCAACCAGCCGCCGCCCCCGCTGCCCGGTGACATCCCCAAGCCGGTGGCCGACGTGGTGCGCAAGGCGCTGGCCAAGGACCCCCGCGACCGGTGGGCCTCGGCGTCCGAGTTCGCGCAGGCGTGCCGCGACGCGGGTTCCGGCGGCGGCACCACGGTGCTGCTGGCCTCCGCGGCCGCGGCCACGCAGGTCATGCCGCAGAACACCCAGGTGATGCCCCGCAACACCGGCCAGATGGGCCGGGCGGTGCCGCCCCGGCGCCCCGAACCGCCGATGCCGCCGCCGCGCGATCCGGAGCCCGAGGAGAAGAAGGGCAAGGCGGTGCCGATCCTGGCGACGCTGGCGATCGTGGCCGTCCTGGCGGCACTGCTGGTGCTGTGGAGCCCGTGGAGCCGGGGCGAGCCGGAGCCGAACGCCGACAACACGACCTCGGCGAAGAAGGACACCGCGACCTCGGACGAGGAGACCACCGAGGACGAGACCACGGAGGACGAGCCGACCTCGGAGGACGAGCCGACCAGTGACACGCCCACGACGGGGCCGGAGCTGGTCGCGGTGCCGGACAGCACCGGGAAGCTCGCGGGCCAGTACCAGGACGAACTGACCAGTGCCGGACTGCGACCCAGCATGACCGAGGATCCGACCGGACAGGGTCAGGCGTGCTCGATCACCTCTGTCGATCCCGAACCGGGAACCGAGGTCGCCCAGGATTCCGTGGTGACGGTGACGTTCATCGGCACCGCGGCGGATTGCGACGTCGACAGCTGA